A genomic region of Metopolophium dirhodum isolate CAU chromosome 1, ASM1992520v1, whole genome shotgun sequence contains the following coding sequences:
- the LOC132945591 gene encoding uncharacterized protein LOC132945591 has translation MCCAPDPNFKLIYVTFYFVAVCTDRAFQHIFWRDSPTDDLVDFQLCTVTYGLNCAPYLAIRCLHELNRQDGHRFPLAKDVLTRAAYVDDIVIGAETEELLLRRKEDIVGLLRSGACMLSKWTSNSTIVLESVSSDDHVLSISFDPREEHSVKVLGLHWDPNNDKFAYHTSVNQISSTKRQVLSVIARLFDPIGALGPMLLWAKYFMQRLWCDKLGWDDPMSPELQAMWQQFCTELPLVFDLNLPRYIDVVCHQDVQLLGFADASIKGYAAVVYLCFINAAGDICVKFITCKTKVAPLKSATTNESLSIPRLELCGALLLAQTLHHVQSVLSTEVSISRLRAWSDSSVVLSWLTADRKQFKIFVTNRVAKIRQLLPDCVWNYASTHDNPADPASHGLMPKLMLSSFIYWDGPELVRLPEDQWPPSKFTPLDPSQLPETRPNVV, from the exons ATGTGTTGTGCACCGGACCCAAACTTCAAGTTGATTTACGTGACATTCTACTTCGTTGCCGTATGCACAG ACCGGGCATTTCAACATATATTTTGGCGCGACTCGCCTACTGACGACCTCGTCGATTTTCAACTGTGTACTGTCACGTACGGTCTCAACTGCGCGCCGTATCTCGCTATACGTTGCCTTCACGAACTCAACCGGCAAGACGGTCATCGTTTTCCACTTGCAAAAGACGTCCTTACTCGAGCCGCCTACGTCGACGACATCGTTATCGGGGCCGAAACCGAAGAGCTCCTACTACGTCGGAAGGAGGATATTGTCGGTCTATTACGCAGCGGTGCCTGCATGCTGAGCAAGTGGACTAGCAATAGTACCATCGTCCTCGAGTCCGTTTCTTCCGATGACCACGTGCTGTCTATATCGTTCGACCCGCGCGAAGAACACTCCGTAAAGGTCCTAGGTCTGCATTGGGACCCGAATAACGACAAATTTGCCTATCATACCAGTGTTAACCAAATTTCTTCGACGAAGCGTCAGGTGTTGTCCGTCATTGCGCGCTTGTTCGACCCTATTGGTGCCCTAGGCCCTATGCTTTTGtgggcaaaatattttatgcagcGATTATGGTGCGATAAACTCGGGTGGGACGATCCGATGTCCCCCGAACTGCAAGCTATGTGGCAACAATTTTGCACTGAGCTTCCGCTTGTATTCGACCTAAATCTTCCACGTTACATCGACGTCGTCTGTCATCAGGACGTTCAGCTATTGGGTTTCGCGGACGCATCAATTAAGGGATATGCGGCGGTTGTGTATCTCTGTTTTATCAACGCCGCCGGTGACATCTGCGTCAAATTCATCACCTGTAAGACCAAGGTCGCTCCTCTGAAAAGTGCCACCACCAACGAGTCGCTTTCCATACCTCGCTTGGAATTATGCGGGGCCCTGCTGTTGGCCCAGACACTTCATCACGTCCAATCTGTGTTGTCAACCGAAGTGTCTATATCTCGTCTGCGCGCGTGGTCGGACTCGTCAGTAGTTCTCTCGTGGTTGACCGCGGAccgtaaacaattcaaaatttttgtgaCCAATCGGGTCGCTAAAATACGTCAGTTACTACCGGATTGCGTATGGAATTATGCATCAACGCACGACAATCCTGCAGATCCAGCATCCCATGGACTTATGCCAAAATTAATGTTGTCTTCGTTTATTTATTGGGACGGTCCGGAGCTCGTACGACTTCCCGAAGACCAATGGCCGCCGTCGAAATTTACACCGCTCGATCCGAGCCAGTTGCCTGAAACTCGGCCTAATGTCGTCTAG
- the LOC132945597 gene encoding uncharacterized protein LOC132945597, which translates to MDLIRNDEDLVALTGIPSMDKLLKLVNIVEFVIKSLNYNINFSLDILHRIVLVLMKLKLNTSYKCLAVLFGVCKSTCANYFYETIDLLYLILKPLVLWPSKSSISKNIPKCFINFTSTRVVVDGTETPIEVPKCLSCRIRTYSFYKGKHTIKFMVGISPDGLITFVSDVYSGKASDKHIFVESNILEKCDIGDGVMADKGFLVEEECSRAGVKLFRPPFLKKNKQLSLISITDILNN; encoded by the coding sequence ATGGATTTGATTAGAAATGATGAAGATTTAGTTGCATTAACAGGGATACCCAGCATGGACAAGTTGTTAAAACTTGTCAATATTGTTGAATTTgtgataaaaagtttaaattataatatcaatttttctcTTGATATTCTTCATAGAATAGTGTTAGTATTAATGAAGTTAAAACTAAATACATCTTACAAATGCTTGGCAGTTTTATTTGGTGTTTGTAAAAGTACTTGTGCAAATTACTTTTACGAAACAAttgatttgttatatttaattttaaaacctttAGTTTTGTGGCCTTCTAAATCaagtatttctaaaaatattcctAAATGTTTCATAAATTTCACAAGTACTAGGGTCGTAGTTGATGGAACAGAAACCCCTATAGAAGTCCCAAAATGTTTGTCATGTCGAATTAGAACTTATTCTTTTTATAAAGGTAAacatactattaaatttatggTAGGCATTTCTCCAGATGGCCTAATAACTTTTGTTAGTGATGTGTATAGTGGCAAAGCATCTGACAAACATATATTTGTAGaaagtaatattttagaaaagtgTGATATAGGTGATGGTGTTATGGCTGATAAAGGTTTCCTTGTTGAAGAGGAATGTTCTAGGGCAGGTGTTAAATTATTtcgtcccccttttttgaaaaaaaataaacaactatcTTTGATTTCAATTActgacatattaaataattaa